In Deltaproteobacteria bacterium, one DNA window encodes the following:
- the larE gene encoding ATP-dependent sacrificial sulfur transferase LarE: protein MLEALKTSEADITLDKKFEHLKNILKDMSSVLVAFSGGVDSTFLLKAAAMTLGAKAAALTATSPTYLESELAEAKALAASFGVKHFIVDSNELLIENFAENPVNRCYYCKTELFSICKDMAGKNGMAFVADGTNMDDLGDVRPGRQAAGEKGVRSPLVEAVLSKTEIRELSRRLGLPTWDKPSLACLSSRFPYGTKITEERLDVIKAAEGFLKSLGLIELRVRFHGDTARIETNPDGMGLLTGSDKTRLAAVEKLKSLGFTYVTIDLQGYRTGSMNEPLKVKNAKP from the coding sequence ATGTTAGAAGCGCTGAAAACAAGCGAGGCAGATATTACGCTCGACAAAAAATTCGAACACCTGAAAAACATCTTAAAGGACATGAGCTCCGTGCTCGTTGCCTTCTCAGGAGGCGTGGATTCAACATTTCTTCTAAAGGCGGCCGCCATGACGCTTGGAGCAAAGGCAGCTGCGCTCACGGCAACCTCGCCCACTTATCTTGAAAGCGAGCTTGCGGAAGCCAAGGCCCTGGCCGCAAGCTTTGGCGTAAAGCACTTTATCGTTGACTCCAACGAACTTCTTATCGAGAACTTCGCCGAGAACCCTGTTAACCGTTGCTACTACTGCAAGACCGAGCTCTTTTCCATCTGTAAGGACATGGCCGGAAAAAACGGCATGGCCTTTGTTGCAGACGGAACGAACATGGACGACCTTGGAGACGTTCGTCCCGGAAGACAGGCAGCCGGGGAAAAAGGCGTCAGGAGCCCGCTTGTCGAGGCCGTGCTCTCAAAAACCGAGATACGCGAGCTAAGCAGACGGCTCGGGCTCCCCACATGGGACAAGCCAAGCCTCGCGTGCCTTTCTTCGAGGTTTCCGTACGGAACGAAAATCACCGAAGAGAGGCTCGATGTGATAAAGGCAGCGGAAGGGTTCCTTAAGAGCCTTGGGTTAATAGAGCTTCGCGTGCGCTTTCACGGAGATACGGCAAGGATAGAAACGAATCCGGACGGCATGGGGCTGCTTACCGGCAGCGACAAAACCAGGCTGGCTGCCGTTGAAAAACTTAAATCCCTCGGGTTTACCTACGTGACAATCGATTTACAGGGCTACAGAACAGGCTCCATGAACGAACCACTGAAGGTAAAAAACGCCAAACCCTAA
- a CDS encoding CBS domain-containing protein, with protein MDLVTTHTNADFDTLASMIAARRLYPGAILSFPGTLERGLKEAITALKLENAFTPAESVDDRKVTRLVLVDISRSSRIGRFKELLGKEKVEVHVYDHHPKRDSDIKATKEVFKDYGSTTTILALMLKEKNIAISENEATAMMAGIYEDTGGLTFISVRPEDFEAAAWLLKSGADIKTASSIIKRELTPKEASALSELIKNSARYSYGSTGVILASVSSDSGDIDAALLAHRLMDIEKPGALIVLAETPGRVHAVIRSSTPGFDASKAAKMLGGGGHPEAAFASIKDKTITEAREMATAAIEKCAAENTRARDIMSAPAITVEAGESIEKASALMTRYNVNALPVVEKGRLTGVITRQIADKSAHHGLKNAPVSEFMTIDAVFVNAGAHASEIRERSLGRDQRILPVIDNGKVAGVITRTDLIKLLHKEGYGNDTAARERNAASLVKESLPDWATRLLSTAGEVAAKEGFYAYAVGGFVRDLILRRKNLDIDLVVEGDGIKFSNALAKELGGAKVTTHERFKTAVIELESGFKLDIATARLEYYEKPGALPTVEHSSLKLDLYRRDFTINTLALALSPGEFGSLIDFFGAETDLRDGVIRVMHNLSFIEDPTRAMRAIRFSERFGFQIAANTLRLLKNSVRQGVLTKTSGSRVMDEIINALEEDRSLEIIRRFSELGILRLIHTSMDWNERMEKLFQRSIEAATWHKLLYRGEKTEPWLTLFLALTDTIKQEALVKLAQRLSLGGRQRIEILKKRNAALKALKAVEAAKKTGLKASRVYKILKPLKTELVLYIMARTEDEAVRRAISGHITAMDSARPRLGGQELKKLGVKEGPAMGRLLTELLYKNLDGELKNTEDEVEFARRFIEG; from the coding sequence ATGGACCTGGTAACAACGCACACGAACGCGGACTTCGACACCCTTGCCTCCATGATAGCCGCAAGGCGGCTCTACCCGGGCGCGATATTGTCATTTCCGGGAACACTCGAGCGCGGGCTTAAGGAGGCGATAACGGCCCTTAAGCTCGAAAATGCGTTCACCCCTGCCGAGTCCGTTGATGATCGTAAGGTAACGCGCCTGGTGCTCGTTGACATAAGCCGGTCATCGAGGATCGGGCGGTTCAAGGAACTTCTCGGCAAAGAAAAAGTCGAAGTGCACGTCTACGACCACCATCCGAAAAGGGACTCCGACATAAAGGCTACGAAGGAGGTCTTCAAGGACTACGGCTCAACGACGACGATACTCGCCCTCATGCTGAAAGAAAAAAACATCGCCATATCCGAAAACGAGGCAACGGCCATGATGGCCGGCATATACGAGGACACCGGAGGCCTTACGTTCATATCCGTAAGACCAGAGGACTTCGAGGCCGCGGCGTGGCTTCTCAAATCCGGCGCTGACATAAAGACCGCTTCGTCCATAATCAAGCGCGAGCTCACGCCAAAGGAGGCCTCGGCGCTCTCGGAGCTTATAAAAAACAGCGCACGGTATTCCTACGGCAGCACTGGCGTCATACTTGCCTCCGTCTCATCCGACTCGGGCGACATCGACGCGGCGCTCCTTGCCCACCGCCTGATGGACATAGAAAAGCCCGGGGCCCTTATCGTGCTTGCCGAGACACCGGGCAGAGTGCACGCCGTGATACGCAGTTCAACGCCCGGGTTCGACGCCTCCAAAGCGGCAAAGATGCTTGGCGGCGGCGGGCATCCGGAGGCTGCGTTCGCGTCCATCAAGGACAAGACCATCACCGAGGCACGAGAGATGGCGACTGCGGCAATCGAAAAGTGCGCCGCCGAAAACACGCGCGCCCGCGACATCATGAGCGCTCCGGCCATAACCGTCGAGGCAGGCGAAAGCATCGAAAAGGCCTCGGCCCTCATGACCAGATACAACGTGAACGCGCTGCCTGTCGTTGAAAAAGGCCGCCTCACGGGCGTAATAACGCGGCAGATCGCCGACAAGTCCGCCCATCACGGGCTTAAAAATGCGCCTGTATCGGAGTTCATGACCATAGACGCCGTATTTGTAAATGCCGGTGCGCACGCCTCTGAAATAAGAGAAAGATCCCTTGGACGAGACCAGAGGATACTGCCGGTTATCGATAACGGAAAGGTCGCGGGCGTCATCACGAGAACGGACCTTATAAAGCTCCTCCATAAAGAAGGCTACGGCAACGACACTGCCGCAAGAGAGAGAAACGCGGCCTCCCTTGTAAAGGAGTCGCTTCCGGACTGGGCAACCAGGCTTCTAAGCACCGCCGGCGAGGTCGCTGCCAAAGAAGGTTTTTACGCGTACGCCGTCGGCGGGTTCGTAAGAGACCTCATCCTTAGAAGAAAGAACCTGGACATCGACCTTGTCGTCGAGGGCGACGGCATAAAGTTCTCTAACGCGCTCGCGAAGGAGCTTGGCGGAGCGAAGGTAACAACGCACGAACGCTTCAAGACAGCGGTCATTGAGCTTGAGAGCGGCTTTAAGCTCGACATAGCAACGGCAAGGCTCGAATACTATGAAAAGCCGGGAGCGCTGCCGACGGTCGAGCACTCGTCACTTAAGCTCGACCTCTACAGGCGCGACTTCACCATAAACACGCTCGCCCTCGCCTTGAGCCCCGGCGAGTTCGGGAGCCTGATTGACTTCTTCGGCGCAGAGACCGATCTAAGGGACGGCGTTATCCGGGTCATGCACAATTTAAGCTTCATAGAAGACCCCACAAGGGCCATGCGCGCAATCAGGTTCTCCGAGCGCTTCGGATTTCAAATAGCTGCCAACACGCTAAGGCTCCTTAAGAATTCCGTGAGACAGGGCGTGCTCACAAAGACATCTGGCTCGCGCGTAATGGACGAAATAATAAACGCGCTCGAGGAAGACAGGTCTCTCGAAATAATAAGGCGCTTTAGCGAGCTCGGCATACTAAGGCTCATACATACATCCATGGACTGGAACGAGCGCATGGAAAAGCTCTTCCAGCGCTCAATTGAGGCAGCTACCTGGCATAAGCTTCTCTACAGGGGCGAGAAAACAGAACCCTGGCTAACACTCTTTTTAGCGCTCACGGACACCATAAAGCAGGAAGCGCTCGTAAAACTTGCCCAGAGGCTTTCCCTTGGCGGCAGACAACGGATCGAGATACTAAAGAAACGAAACGCTGCGCTTAAGGCGCTAAAGGCCGTAGAGGCGGCAAAAAAGACGGGGCTCAAGGCAAGCCGCGTCTATAAGATACTAAAGCCGCTAAAGACCGAACTTGTGCTCTATATAATGGCAAGGACAGAGGACGAAGCGGTAAGGCGCGCCATTTCAGGGCACATAACGGCTATGGACTCGGCAAGGCCCCGCCTTGGCGGACAAGAACTTAAAAAACT